The region GCTGCAACCGATGCCGGGGTTGGGTTGCGGCCGCATATCAAGACCCATAAGTCGACCGTACTGGCACGGTTGCAACTCGAAGCGGGAGCCGTTGGGCTGACGTGTGCCACGCTATCGGAAGCGGTTGGCTTGTCGAATGCTCGTGTCGGCGGCGATCTGTTTGTAGCAGTTCCGTTCTATCCGTCACCGCCGAAGTTGGCCCGGATTGATCGACTGCTGGAGGCTGGTTGTGACCTGGCTTTGGCCGTCGACAACCTATCCGTCGCCGGGTTGCTGGCCATTCGATATCCCGATGGAGGTCCCCGGCTCATCGTCGAACTCGATAGTGGGCTTCGCCGGTCGGGGGTAGCTCCAACGGAAGCCGTAGCCGTGGCGGTGGCATGTGGAGATCTTTTCGGAGGAGTGTTCACCCACGGGGGACATGGTTACCCGCCAGGGGCGGCTGCCGGGGCCGGTGCCGATGAGCTCCGGGTGCTCGCTGAAGCTAAGAGCGTTATCGAAATAGCCGGCATGCGGGTCCCCTTCGTGAGCGCCGGCTCGACACCAACGATGCCTTACGGTATGAGTGCTCCGATCACGGAGGTGCGACCGGGGACCTACATCTTTGGCGACTGGCAGCAAGTGAGCAACCGCTCCATGAACCTTGAAGATGTCGCGGTGACCGTGATGGCCACCGTCATCAGTACGCCTTCTTCGGATCGGTTCGTGCTCGATTGCGGGGCCAAGATCCTCTCAAAGGATCGCCCGGCGTGGGTTGAAGGCTACGGCCACCTCCCGGAGATACCTGTAGCAGTCATCGAGAGGCTGTACGACAACCACGCAGTCGTGTCGACCGGTGGGGATCGACCCCCAATGGTCGGCGACCAGTTGAGAGTGATACCGAACCACGTTTGTCCCGTGATCAACCTCGTCGATCAGCTGTTGCTTTCGACCGGCGAGGTCATCTCCGTGGACCTGCGGGGCCATCTTTCCTAGGCGCCTTGATCACCAGTTCGTCTGGCGCATACGGCGAGGCGAAATTGGAGCGGCCTCTTCGGACGTGAAGACCTCCTGATCTTGCCGGCATTCGGTGGCTTCCGGCGCCGGAGTGGTTTCCGGAATCGGCCGAATTTGTCCGAATCGTCGAATCTCGCCTCGAATTGCGGGCCTTTCACCACCTGACAAGATCCCGGCCGTCATGGCCCGTACAAAAGCTTGGTCGATTCGTTGTCCCCTTGGTGAACTAGTGAGCGGCCAACTGGCACCTATAAAGAGACTGAATGCCGGAGTTATCGCTGACCTAACATGCTCGGTTGTGGGATACACACGGCAAGAACTTGAAGCGTTTCGAGATGCCACCGTTCCCGATCTGGTAATACCACCGGTGAAGCTCTTGTTCGTCGGTATCAACCCGGGTTTGTGGACGGCGGCGACCCAGACGCACTTCGCATACCCGGGGAATCGGTTTTATCCGGCACTTTTGAAAGCGGGGATTGTCGATTGGCCGACCGACCCGTCGGCGGGCATGACCGACGATGACCGACATCGCTTCACCCAGCGGGGCCTGGGGATATCGAACGTTGCGCCGCGGGCGACTGCCAAAGCTTCGGAACTGTCGAATGAGGAACTGAGACAAGGTGCCGAGCGATTGATAGCCAACATCGAGATGTGGCGCCCGGCGGTTGTCGCGATCGCAGGTATCACCGCGTATCGGACCGGTTTCAGGCGACCGAAGGCCGTCATGGGCCGTCAATCCGAGCTGATAGGTCATGCCGAATTGTGGGTTTTGCCGAATCCGAGTGGCTTGAACGCCCACGAATCGGTTGACTCGCTAGCAACCTGGTACCGCAAAGCTGCCGATGCGGCCGGCATCACCATCAAGGAGATTGCATGAGTCGAGGCCTCGTGTATGAGCTCATTGGCTACCTCGCTTCGGCGCTGGTGGTTACCGCCCTGCTCATGACCTCTCTACGTCGTCTTCGCATGGTCAGCCTCGCTGGAGCGCTGGTTTTCACGACGTACGCCACACTGATCGGGGCGGTGCCTCTCATTGTTGTGAATGTGAGCATCATGGCTATCAACGCCTGGTCGTTGTATCGCATGAGTCAGGTGACGGACTATTTCTCGTTTCTTTCTACGGGCCCCGATAGTGCGTACCTCAAGCGGTTTCTTGAATTCCACGGGAGCGACATCGCCAACTACTTCCCGTCCTTTTCCATGCCGGAGAGTGACTGCCGGGCGATCTTCGTGTTGCGCGATCTCGTGCCTGCCGGGCTGTGGATCGGCCATGAGAGTGGGCCAGACGAATGGCAAGTGAATCTTGACTATGCCATTCCCCGGTTTCGAGATTCGAAGATTGGCCGCTACCTGTATTCCCCGGACGGCCCGCTACCGAAGGCCACTTTCAAAGTTGCTGCGCCGTCGCAAGGCCACATCGCCTATTTGAGGCGGATGGGATTTGTCGAAAGTCCAGACGGGTGGTTCGTGCGGCCGGAATCCTGATCCGAATCCGGGTCACGACCGGTGGAGCGGCCAATGGATTCCTATGTGTAGATCGGGTTAGGGCTGGCGCCGGTCGCTTTGTCGGCGGTCTCCCTTGCGGCGCTCACCCATGCGCCGTTCGACGCCTTCGGCAGGAGCTTCGGTTTTGGTTCGGCGTTCGGCGCGCCGGCGTTCTTCGGTTCTGCGGCGGGTCTTTCGTCGCTCGTCCTCTGGTCCTTCTCGCATTTCCGCTTCCCCTCACTCAGATGGTGTCTGGTTGTTTTGGTCGATTGGAATGTTTAGGAAGTTGGCCGAACCAAGGATACCGCGCCAGGCATGCGAAATCAGGATGATTGGGGGTGCGGTAAAAATGCAGTGGTCCCGACGTTCCACCGCTCTCAGGTGACCGCTAGATCGGTGTGTTGTGGCGAACGCGATCAGTTCACCCCTGTGGATTCCGGTCGATTGACCCACGGTCACTATCCGACTGAAGGGGGGCTTCCAACGGCGCCTGGTCCGAGTTGTCCCGGTTTCCCAATTGCCTTCCTGACCACGATTTTTCCAACTAGGGTTCGGATATGGCCTCCAGAACGCCCATAGGACAGATGCATCTGGACGGCCGCGTGATTGTTCACGTCATCGATTCCCAGGCGGTGCTGAGTCCTGAAGATGCCCGTGAGGTTCAGAGGGTCACGGTCGAGCTGGCTGGTAGTGCTCCAGTCGCAGTGTTGGTTGATATGCGCGAGATGGAGTTCGCCGGTCGGGATGCCCGGGGAATGTTCAGTGATGATCTGGGTGGGGTAGAGGTGGCGACGGCCCTGCTCGTGAGCTCCGATATTTCCATTGCATTGGCTGGCCTGTTCAAGAAGTACCAGTCTCCCGGCCGGCCGGTCGAAGTGTTTTCCGACGAGGTAGAAGCTTTGGCATGGGCTAGGGCCCGCGCTGAGGGCAGCTGATCCGACGTACGCCGGCCACCGCACTCGGGGAGGTCCGCCGGGCGAGTCGAGTGGATCGGCCTAATTGAGGTAATCTCAAAACGGGTCTTCCAACGGGAGACACGTTGACTGTTTTGGAGGATGCTCATGCCCGGATTGCTACCCGATGTCGACCCGGACGGCCTACTCGAATATTCAGTGGTTTACACCGATCGAGCTGTGAACCACATGTCGCAGTTGTTTCAGCTTGCCATGCGGGATATTTCGGCCACGCTCAAGACGGTCTATAAAGCGACCACCGTGGCTGTGGTACCAGGAAGCGGAACGTTTGGTATGGAAGCCGTCGCCCGCCAGTTTGCCAACGGAGAGCATTGCCTGGTCCTTCGAAACGGCTGGTTCAGCTATCGATGGACTCAGATCTTCGACGCCGGTGGGATTCCTGCGTCACATACGGTTCTCAAAGCCCGGGCTATCGAGGAGGGACGGCAGGCGTTTTTTGCGCCCGCTCCAATTGATGAGGTTGAAGCGACCATCGCCTCCGAACGGCCCGCCGTTGTGTTTGCTCCCCA is a window of Acidimicrobiia bacterium DNA encoding:
- a CDS encoding alanine racemase, with translation AATDAGVGLRPHIKTHKSTVLARLQLEAGAVGLTCATLSEAVGLSNARVGGDLFVAVPFYPSPPKLARIDRLLEAGCDLALAVDNLSVAGLLAIRYPDGGPRLIVELDSGLRRSGVAPTEAVAVAVACGDLFGGVFTHGGHGYPPGAAAGAGADELRVLAEAKSVIEIAGMRVPFVSAGSTPTMPYGMSAPITEVRPGTYIFGDWQQVSNRSMNLEDVAVTVMATVISTPSSDRFVLDCGAKILSKDRPAWVEGYGHLPEIPVAVIERLYDNHAVVSTGGDRPPMVGDQLRVIPNHVCPVINLVDQLLLSTGEVISVDLRGHLS
- a CDS encoding YgjV family protein; translation: MSRGLVYELIGYLASALVVTALLMTSLRRLRMVSLAGALVFTTYATLIGAVPLIVVNVSIMAINAWSLYRMSQVTDYFSFLSTGPDSAYLKRFLEFHGSDIANYFPSFSMPESDCRAIFVLRDLVPAGLWIGHESGPDEWQVNLDYAIPRFRDSKIGRYLYSPDGPLPKATFKVAAPSQGHIAYLRRMGFVESPDGWFVRPES
- a CDS encoding mismatch-specific DNA-glycosylase, which translates into the protein MGYTRQELEAFRDATVPDLVIPPVKLLFVGINPGLWTAATQTHFAYPGNRFYPALLKAGIVDWPTDPSAGMTDDDRHRFTQRGLGISNVAPRATAKASELSNEELRQGAERLIANIEMWRPAVVAIAGITAYRTGFRRPKAVMGRQSELIGHAELWVLPNPSGLNAHESVDSLATWYRKAADAAGITIKEIA